A region of Siniperca chuatsi isolate FFG_IHB_CAS linkage group LG23, ASM2008510v1, whole genome shotgun sequence DNA encodes the following proteins:
- the LOC122871050 gene encoding leucine-rich repeat neuronal protein 3, whose product MKDVSFVDLFVGLAMASFVVATEERRDCPKLCVCEIRPWFSPSSVYMEAQTVDCNDLGLFSLPEKLPVGTQVLLLQTNNVAKVDQPLDYLANITEIDLSQNNISSISDVHLGNLPQLLSFHMEENWIRELPERCLAEVANLQELYMNHNLISSISPTAFQGLSNLVRLHLNSNKLRLIKREWFEPMPNLEILMIGENPILSVDDMNFKPLSNLRSLVLTRMNLSQLPDDALAGLDNLESISFYDNIFPEVPHSALRNAKNLKFLDLNKNPIARIQRGDFVDMLHLKELGINSMPELVSIDSFALNNLPELTKIEATNNPKLSYIHPNAFYKLPRLETLMLNGNALSALHRITVESLPNLREVSMHSNPIRCDCVVRWMNMNKTNIRFMEPDSLYCVEPPEYEGQHVRQVHFREMMEICLPLISPESMPGHIKAQNGSSVSLHCRAFAEPEPDIYWITPSGTRVLPNTVSDKFYMHPEGTFDIYDVTENEAGLYTCVAHNLVGADLKSVSVEVNGYFPQPANGSLNVTIKSVETNSILVSWKAGSGTLAPNIKWYTVSDANHPTTAFTTRVPSDVQVYNLTHLSPATHYKVCVDVRSIHYNHDNKCVNVTTKGLELAAKDTEKWDAAEITIFGVLLAVISVACLFIYVSLRNHHLYGDIRKCDSKASLTPAEATGTHFPFFTKLWVSGKGLPSGVEVKATVINVSDNAF is encoded by the coding sequence CAGAGGAGAGGCGTGATTGCCCGAAGCTCTGTGTATGTGAGATTAGACCCTGGTTTTCTCCCAGTTCGGTGTACATGGAGGCACAGACAGTTGACTGTAATGACTTGGGACTCTTTAGCCTGCCAGAAAAATTACCAGTGGGCACACAAGTACTATTactgcaaacaaacaatgttGCCAAGGTTGACCAACCCTTGGATTACCTGGCCAACATCACAGAGATTGATTTATCGCAAAACAACATATCCTCTATCAGTGACGTCCATCTGGGGAATCTTCCTCAGTTGCTGTCCTTTCACATGGAGGAAAATTGGATACGAGAGTTGCCTGAACGATGTCTTGCTGAGGTGGCTAACCTTCAGGAGCTCTACATGAATCACAACCTCATCTCCTCCATTTCCCCAACGGCTTTCCAGGGTCTCAGCAACCTTGTGCGGCTCCACCTCAATTCTAACAAGCTGAGGCTCATTAAAAGAGAGTGGTTCGAACCCATGCCAAATCTGGAGATCCTGATGATTGGTGAGAATCCTATTCTTTCTGTTGATGATATGAACTTCAAACCTCTCAGTAACCTCCGCAGTCTTGTTCTCACCAGAATGAACCTGTCTCAGCTTCCTGATGATGCACTGGCTGGTCTTGATAACTTAGAGAGCATCTCTTTCTATGATAATATTTTCCCTGAGGTGCCTCATTCTGCCCTGAGAAATGCAAAAAATCTTAAGTTTTTGGATCTAAATAAGAACCCAATTGCGAGGATACAGAGAGGGGACTTTGTGGATATGCTCCATCTGAAAGAACTGGGGATTAATAGCATGCCAGAGCTAGTTTCCATCGACAGCTTTGCCCTCAATAACCTCCCTGAGCTGACCAAAATAGAAGCCACCAACAACCCTAAACTCTCCTATATCCACCCTAATGCTTTCTACAAACTACCACGGCTGGAAACCCTAATGCTAAATGGCAATGCGCTCAGTGCCCTCCACAGGATTACTGTCGAGTCCCTGCCAAATCTCAGAGAGGTTAGCATGCACAGCAACCCCATCCGCTGTGACTGCGTAGTCCGCTGGATGAACATGAACAAGACCAACATCCGCTTTATGGAGCCTGATTCGCTGTACTGTGTGGAGCCTCCGGAGTATGAGGGCCAGCATGTCCGACAGGTGCACTTCAGGGAGATGATGGAGATTTGTCTGCCACTCATCTCTCCCGAAAGCATGCCTGGGCATATTAAAGCACAGAATGGGAGCTCAGTGTCACTCCATTGTCGGGCCTTTGCTGAACCAGAGCCGGACATCTACTGGATAACCCCGTCGGGTACCAGGGTCCTGCCTAACACTGTGTCTGACAAGTTCTACATGCACCCAGAGGGAACTTTTGACATCTATGATGTAACAGAAAATGAAGCTGGTCTTTACACTTGTGTTGCCCATAATCTGGTTGGAGCTGATCTTAAGTCTGTTTCAGTAGAGGTGAATGGATATTTTCCCCAACCTGCAAATGGGTCTCTCAATGTCACTATCAAATCAGTGGAGACAAACTCCATCCTGGTTTCGTGGAAGGCCGGCTCTGGCACCCTGGCGCCCAACATTAAATGGTACACAGTGTCAGATGCTAACCATCCCACCACGGCGTTTACCACCAGGGTTCCCTCTGACGTCCAGGTCTACAACCTCACCCATCTCAGCCCCGCTACTCACTACAAAGTATGTGTGGATGTCCGTAGCATCCACTACaaccatgacaacaaatgtGTCAATGTCACCACTAAGGGATTAGAGCTGGCAGCCAAGGACACAGAAAAATGGGACGCAGCAGAAATCACCATCTTTGGTGTGCTCTTGGCTGTGATTTCAGTGGCATGCCTGTTTATTTATGTGTCTCTGAGGAACCACCACCTTTATGGGGATATAAGGAAATGCGACTCCAAAGCTTCATTGACACCAGCGGAAGCTACTGGTACGC